A stretch of Salvelinus alpinus chromosome 4, SLU_Salpinus.1, whole genome shotgun sequence DNA encodes these proteins:
- the LOC139572814 gene encoding PRELI domain containing protein 3A-like isoform X1: MKIWSTEHVFSYPWETVIKAAMRKYPNPMNPNVVGVDVLDRNLDTDGRLHSHRLLSTEWGLPGIVRAILGTGHTRTYVKEHSIVDPEEKKMELYSTNITLTNLVSVDERLVYRPHPDNPEVTVLTQEAIITVKGVSLSSYLEGMMARRMSANARKDGPIRGLCRLHDQGLYHPTPSSHMAAGNHNTPW, translated from the exons ATGAAGATCTGGAGTACAGAACATGTTTTCAG ctACCCGTGGGAGACGGTGATCAAGGCGGCGATGAGGAAGTACCCTAACCCCATGAACCCTAATGTGGTGGGAGTGGATGTGTTGGACAGGAACCTGGACACTGACGGACGGCTCCACAGCCACAGACTCCTCAGCACCGAGTGGGGCCTGCCTGGCATCGTACGAGCG ATCTTGGGGACCGGTCATACCCGGACGTACGTCAAGGAGCACTCCATCGTGGATCCTGAGGAGAAAAAGATGGAGCTTTATTCAACAAAT ATAACTCTAACCAATCTGGTGTCGGTGGATGAAAGACTGGTTTACAGACCTCATCCAGACAACCCAGAGGT tACTGTTCTGACCCAGGAGGCCATCATCACAGTAAAAGGAGTCAGTTTGAGCAGTTACCTGGAGGGAATGATGGCTCGCAGAATGTCAGCCAACGCCAGAAAG GACGGGCCAATCAGAGGACTGTGTAGACTACATGATCAGGGACTATATCATCCTACACCAAGCAGCCACATGGCAGCTGGGAATCACAACACTCCCTGGTGA
- the LOC139572814 gene encoding PRELI domain containing protein 3A-like isoform X3: MKIWSTEHVFSYPWETVIKAAMRKYPNPMNPNVVGVDVLDRNLDTDGRLHSHRLLSTEWGLPGIVRAILGTGHTRTYVKEHSIVDPEEKKMELYSTNITLTNLVSVDERLVYRPHPDNPEVTVLTQEAIITVKGVSLSSYLEGMMARRMSANARKGWDAISKLFSVPLLSL; encoded by the exons ATGAAGATCTGGAGTACAGAACATGTTTTCAG ctACCCGTGGGAGACGGTGATCAAGGCGGCGATGAGGAAGTACCCTAACCCCATGAACCCTAATGTGGTGGGAGTGGATGTGTTGGACAGGAACCTGGACACTGACGGACGGCTCCACAGCCACAGACTCCTCAGCACCGAGTGGGGCCTGCCTGGCATCGTACGAGCG ATCTTGGGGACCGGTCATACCCGGACGTACGTCAAGGAGCACTCCATCGTGGATCCTGAGGAGAAAAAGATGGAGCTTTATTCAACAAAT ATAACTCTAACCAATCTGGTGTCGGTGGATGAAAGACTGGTTTACAGACCTCATCCAGACAACCCAGAGGT tACTGTTCTGACCCAGGAGGCCATCATCACAGTAAAAGGAGTCAGTTTGAGCAGTTACCTGGAGGGAATGATGGCTCGCAGAATGTCAGCCAACGCCAGAAAG GGTTGGGATGCTATAtctaagctcttctctgtccctctACTATCTCTATAG
- the LOC139572814 gene encoding PRELI domain containing protein 3A-like isoform X2, which translates to MKIWSTEHVFSYPWETVIKAAMRKYPNPMNPNVVGVDVLDRNLDTDGRLHSHRLLSTEWGLPGIVRAILGTGHTRTYVKEHSIVDPEEKKMELYSTNITLTNLVSVDERLVYRPHPDNPEVTVLTQEAIITVKGVSLSSYLEGMMARRMSANARKGWDAIEWIIQNSERENVPLCELY; encoded by the exons ATGAAGATCTGGAGTACAGAACATGTTTTCAG ctACCCGTGGGAGACGGTGATCAAGGCGGCGATGAGGAAGTACCCTAACCCCATGAACCCTAATGTGGTGGGAGTGGATGTGTTGGACAGGAACCTGGACACTGACGGACGGCTCCACAGCCACAGACTCCTCAGCACCGAGTGGGGCCTGCCTGGCATCGTACGAGCG ATCTTGGGGACCGGTCATACCCGGACGTACGTCAAGGAGCACTCCATCGTGGATCCTGAGGAGAAAAAGATGGAGCTTTATTCAACAAAT ATAACTCTAACCAATCTGGTGTCGGTGGATGAAAGACTGGTTTACAGACCTCATCCAGACAACCCAGAGGT tACTGTTCTGACCCAGGAGGCCATCATCACAGTAAAAGGAGTCAGTTTGAGCAGTTACCTGGAGGGAATGATGGCTCGCAGAATGTCAGCCAACGCCAGAAAG GGTTGGGATGCTATAGAGTGGATCATTCAGAACTCTGAAAGGGAGAACGTTCCTCTATGTGAGCTGTACTGA
- the LOC139572814 gene encoding PRELI domain containing protein 3A-like isoform X4, with product MRKYPNPMNPNVVGVDVLDRNLDTDGRLHSHRLLSTEWGLPGIVRAILGTGHTRTYVKEHSIVDPEEKKMELYSTNITLTNLVSVDERLVYRPHPDNPEVTVLTQEAIITVKGVSLSSYLEGMMARRMSANARKDGPIRGLCRLHDQGLYHPTPSSHMAAGNHNTPW from the exons ATGAGGAAGTACCCTAACCCCATGAACCCTAATGTGGTGGGAGTGGATGTGTTGGACAGGAACCTGGACACTGACGGACGGCTCCACAGCCACAGACTCCTCAGCACCGAGTGGGGCCTGCCTGGCATCGTACGAGCG ATCTTGGGGACCGGTCATACCCGGACGTACGTCAAGGAGCACTCCATCGTGGATCCTGAGGAGAAAAAGATGGAGCTTTATTCAACAAAT ATAACTCTAACCAATCTGGTGTCGGTGGATGAAAGACTGGTTTACAGACCTCATCCAGACAACCCAGAGGT tACTGTTCTGACCCAGGAGGCCATCATCACAGTAAAAGGAGTCAGTTTGAGCAGTTACCTGGAGGGAATGATGGCTCGCAGAATGTCAGCCAACGCCAGAAAG GACGGGCCAATCAGAGGACTGTGTAGACTACATGATCAGGGACTATATCATCCTACACCAAGCAGCCACATGGCAGCTGGGAATCACAACACTCCCTGGTGA
- the LOC139572814 gene encoding PRELI domain containing protein 3A-like isoform X5, with the protein MWWEWMCWTGTWTLTDGSTATDSSAPSGACLASYERSILGTGHTRTYVKEHSIVDPEEKKMELYSTNITLTNLVSVDERLVYRPHPDNPEVTVLTQEAIITVKGVSLSSYLEGMMARRMSANARKDGPIRGLCRLHDQGLYHPTPSSHMAAGNHNTPW; encoded by the exons ATGTGGTGGGAGTGGATGTGTTGGACAGGAACCTGGACACTGACGGACGGCTCCACAGCCACAGACTCCTCAGCACCGAGTGGGGCCTGCCTGGCATCGTACGAGCGGTCA ATCTTGGGGACCGGTCATACCCGGACGTACGTCAAGGAGCACTCCATCGTGGATCCTGAGGAGAAAAAGATGGAGCTTTATTCAACAAAT ATAACTCTAACCAATCTGGTGTCGGTGGATGAAAGACTGGTTTACAGACCTCATCCAGACAACCCAGAGGT tACTGTTCTGACCCAGGAGGCCATCATCACAGTAAAAGGAGTCAGTTTGAGCAGTTACCTGGAGGGAATGATGGCTCGCAGAATGTCAGCCAACGCCAGAAAG GACGGGCCAATCAGAGGACTGTGTAGACTACATGATCAGGGACTATATCATCCTACACCAAGCAGCCACATGGCAGCTGGGAATCACAACACTCCCTGGTGA
- the fbxo32 gene encoding F-box only protein 32 — MPFLGQDWRSPGQSWVKTEEGWKNYSSDDKNSNDSDVSYCKTEDECFQENLRLSLTYDMAAKKRRKDFMNNNAKIPYFHKEKWIYVHKGSTKERHGYCTLGEAFNRLDFCSAIKDNRRFNYVVRLLELIAKSQLPSLSGVAQKNYMNILERVVQKVLDDQQNVRPIKELLQTLYVSLCGLVQDMGKSVLVGNINCWVHRMENILQWQQQLDNIQINRPVSKGMSLTDLPVNLQLNIMERLSDGRDLVSLGQVTPDLGQLTEDRLLWKRLCQHHFTDRQIRKRLMVSDKGQLEWKKMYFKLCRCYPVREQYSETLQFCTHCHILFWKDTNHPCTANNTESCCKPVSPQGFINLFKF, encoded by the exons ATGCCTTTTCTTGGACAGGATTGGCGGTCCCCCGGTCAGAGCTGGGTTAAAACTGAAGAGGGATGGAAAAACTATTCTTCAGACGACAAAAACAGCAATGACTCAGACGTGAG CTATTGCAAAACAGAGGACGAGTGCTTCCAGGAGAATCTGCGTCTGTCTCTCACGTACGACATGGCAGCTAAGAAGAGAAGGAAAGACTTCATGAACAACAACGCCAAGATTCCTT ATTTCCACAAAGAGAAATGGATTTACGTCCACAAAGGAAGCACTAAAGAG CGTCATGGTTACTGCACTCTGGGAGAAGCGTTCAACCGGCTGGACTTCTGCAGTGCCATCAAGGACAACAGGAGGTTCAACTATGTCGTACGG ttgctGGAGCTCATTGCCAAGTCCCAGCTGCCCTCGCTCAGCGGAGTGGCTCAGAAAAATTACATGAACATCCTGGAGAGAGTAGTGCAGAAAG TCCTAGATGACCAGCAGAATGTTCGTCCCATCAAGGAGCTCCTTCAGACcctgtacgtgtctctgtgtggccTGGTGCAGGATATGGGGAAGTCTGTTCTGGTGGGGAACATCAACTGTTGGGTCCATCGCATGGAGAACATCCTACAGTGGCAACAACAGCTGGACAATATTCAGATCAACAGG CCGGTGTCTAAGGGTATGAGCCTAACAGACCTGCCTGTCAACCTGCAGCTGAACATCATGGAGCGTCTGTCAGATGGCCGGGACCTGGTCAGTCTGGGACAGGTGACTCCAGACCTGGGACAACTCACTGAGGACAGGCTGCTGTGGAAGAGGCTCTGCCAGCACCACTTCactgacagacag ATCCGTAAGCGTCTGATGGTGTCAGACAAGGGCCAGTTGGAGTGGAAGAAGATGTACTTTAAGCTGTGTCGCTGCTACCCTGTCAGAGAGCAATACAGTGAAACCCTGCAGTTCTGCACACACTGCCACATCCTCTTCTGGAAG GATACGAACCACCCGtgcacagccaacaacacagagagCTGCTGTAAGCCTGTTTCTCCACAAGGCTTTATCAACCTCTTCAAGTTCTGA